A single window of Eucalyptus grandis isolate ANBG69807.140 chromosome 1, ASM1654582v1, whole genome shotgun sequence DNA harbors:
- the LOC104441233 gene encoding protein CHUP1, chloroplastic has protein sequence MRKENPLENPAKVLRYADQNQMPRAQNAKGNGHSLKLRSASSWGSHIVKGLTADKKTKVLTTTVHTKKVPLSGSDVANQKNQSAVSHSRVKRSLIGDLSCSANSAQVYPQLQQTHRRQGSRDLFVELDHLRGLLQESKEREFKLQGELTECKRNPRVLDLEREVEVKKSEIDELRRRVELLECEKGSLSGQLPSVPVEEALRREDRENSATLSCSRDLGMEVLELRRLNKELQLQKRNLACRLSTVESQLATLAKGSESDIVAKIKEEASLLRHTNEDLCKQVEGLQMSRLNEVEELAYLRWVNSCLRNELRNTGGEINSDRASSPDSGETDNDSISSLSCQSSESIEYSNARRASLIKKLKKWPLTSEDLSNQECADNSLQENWFTLEEERSPRRHSISGLKCSAEDIVLNKRRQSDGFMCSKENEKGMEPLMPTICEWGLPQRPQLYTNCQETSKLAVPFEVEKRTLRIPNPPPRPSCTFHTESKKGSTVPIPAPPPPPPPPPPSKLYGKRTSGAVKRAPQVVEFYHSLMKRDSRKDSLSGGPCDASDVANVRSSMIGEIENRSSHLLAIKADVETQGEFVNSLIREVNNAVYENIEDVVAFVKWLDDELCFLVDERAVLKHFDWPEKKADTFREAAFGYRDLKKLESEVCYYKDDLRIPCDVALKKMVNLSEKMEHTIYNLLRTRESLMRNCKEYQIPVDWMLDNGIITKIKIGSVKLAQKYMKRVAMELQLKATADKDPAMDYMLLQGVRFAFRIHQFAGGFDSETMQAFEELRNLANLLNKK, from the exons ATGAGGAAGGAGAACCCACTGGAGAACCCCGCGAAGGTCCTGCGGTATGCCGATCAGAACCAGATGCCGAGGGCTCAAAATGCCAAGGGAAACGGCCATTCTTTGAAACTTCGGTCGGCCTCTTCGTGGGGTTCGCACATAGTGAAAGGCCTCACTGCTGACAAGAAAACCAAGGTCTTGACCACCACCGTTCATACGAAGAAAGTGCCCCTCTCCGGCTCCGACGTCGCCAACCAGAAGAACCAGAGCGCAGTCTCGCATTCTCGGGTCAAAAGGTCTCTGATCGGCGACTTGTCCTGCTCGGCGAATTCGGCTCAGGTCTATCCGCAGCTGCAGCAGACTCACCGGAGGCAAGGCTCGCGCGACCTGTTCGTTGAATTGGACCACCTGAGGGGCTTGCTTCAGGAGTCCAAGGAAAGGGAGTTCAAGCTTCAGGGAGAGCTGACAGAGTGTAAGAGGAACCCGAGGGTATTGGACCTCGAAAGGGAAGTAGAGGTGAAGAAGAGCGAAATTGACGAGCTTAGGAGGAGAGTTGAGTTGTTGGAGTGTGAGAAAGGAAGCTTATCGGGGCAACTGCCGTCGGTTCCTGTGGAAGAGGCTTTGAGGCGAGAGGACCGTGAGAATTCGGCGACTTTGTCATGTTCGCGTGATCTGGGAATGGAAGTTTTGGAACTGAGACGGTTGAATAAGGAATTGCAGCTTCAGAAGAGGAATCTTGCTTGTAGGCTTTCCACCGTGGAATCTCAGCTGGCTACTCTTGCTAAGGGTTCTGAG AGTGACATAGTGGCAAAGATTAAAGAAGAGGCTTCTTTACTTAGACATACAAACGAAGACCTGTGTAAACAAGTGGAAGGTTTACAAATGAGTCGGTTAAATGAAGTCGAGGAATTAGCCTATTTGAGATGGGTAAATTCCTGTCTACGAAACGAGCTACGCAACACTGGGGGAGAGATTAATTCTGATAGAGCATCAAGCCCGGACTCTGGTGAAACAGATAACGATTCTATTAGCTCATTATCATGTCAAAGCAGCGAGTCTATAGAGTACAGTAATGCCAGAAGGGCGAGTCtaataaaaaagttgaagaaATGGCCTCTTACCAGTGAGGACTTGTCAAATCAGGAGTGCGCTGATAACAGTTTACAAGAAAATTGGTTTAccttggaagaagaaagaagccctAGGAGGCATTCCATAAGTGGGCTAAAATGCAGTGCAGAAGATATTGTGCTGAACAAGAGGAGGCAATCTGATGGGTTCATGtgctcaaaagaaaatgaaaagggcaTGGAGCCACTTATGCCGACAATATGTGAATGGGGTCTCCCGCAAAGACCCCAGTTGTATACAAACTGTCAAGAAACTAGTAAATTAGCGGTTCCTTTTGAAGTTGAGAAAAGGACTTTGCGTATTCCAAATCCCCCGCCAAGGCCTTCATGTACATTTCATACTGAATCTAAGAAAGGTTCCACTGTCCCAATTCCAGCACCtccgccacctccgcctccaccaCCGCCGTCCAAATTATACGGGAAAAGAACTTCTGGAGCAGTGAAGCGGGCTCCTCAAGTAGTTGAGTTTTACCATTCACTAATGAAGAGAGATTCTAGAAAGGATTCTTTGAGCGGAGGACCCTGTGATGCTTCAGATGTTGCAAATGTCCGCAGCAGCATGATTGGAGAAATCGAAAACCGTTCCTCACATTTGCTTGCC ATAAAGGCAGACGTGGAGACCCAAGGAGAATTTGTCAATTCTTTGATAAGAGAGGTGAATAATGCAGTTTATGAGAACATTGAAGATGTTGTGGCCTTTGTGAAGTGGCTTGATGATGAGCTTTGCTTTCTT GTTGATGAGAGGGCTGTTCTGAAGCACTTTGATTGGCCCGAGAAGAAAGCTGATACATTCAGAGAAGCAGCCTTTGGCTACAGAGATCTCAAGAAGCTGGAGTCAGAAGTGTGTTATTACAAAGATGACTTGCGGATTCCATGTGATGTTGCGTTGAAGAAAATGGTCAATTTGTCTGAAAA GATGGAGCATACTATTTACAACCTTCTCCGGACACGAGAGTCTTTGATGCGTAATTGCAAGGAATATCAAATTCCAGTTGACTGGATGCTGGACAATGGAATCATAACCAAG ATAAAGATTGGCTCGGTCAAGTTGGCTCAGAAGTACATGAAGAGAGTGGCCATGGAACTTCAGCTTAAGGCTACAGCTGATAAAGATCCTGCAATGGACTATATGCTACTCCAAGGAGTGAGATTTGCTTTCAGAATTCATCAG TTTGCAGGCGGATTTGATTCAGAGACAATGCAAGCGTTCGAGGAGCTCCGCAACCTCGCCAACTTACTaaacaagaagtga